From the genome of Oscillospiraceae bacterium:
AAAAAGCCCTCTTTCGTATTATTGCCTTCTATTCTATCACATCAGTACATTGCTGACAAGGCTAAGCTTGCCAACATTATGGCACAACACCGACAAAAAGAATGTAAAGCATGTTACATTCTTTGCTATTTTCTGCAGAAGTTATTTTCCTGCAAGCAGGCGCAGCCCTTTGGGGTAATGATTCTTTAAGCGGCCGCCGCTGCATTTGCCAAAGCCGACGGTCACGCCCGCGGCCGCGACCCCGCAGTAGCCGCGGCAGGATTCTTCAGCTTCAATTTCTTCTCCGCGCAGAAAAGCAAAAACGCGCGGGTCTTCATGGGAAAGATTCACGCACTGCCGCAGCTGATCGGGACGTGCTGCCATAAAGGCCGCATGGTCAGGTTCTAAGCGCGGCGGCGCATTTTTTCGGTGCACCGGTTTTGCCTCGCCGAGCAGTACGCCGGCACGCAGCACGCCAAGGTGCATAAGCGGCGGCAGGCCCTGCGGCAGTAAATAGAGCCGCTCACCAATCTGCGCCGGCACGCCGGGCATCGGCTGCACGTACAGCTCTTTGGCAAGCTCTGCGGCGGCAGCAGAAAACGGCAGCTGAGATGCAGAAATTTCCGTACCCGGGGCGTCGCCCTCCCGACGAAGAAAAGCGACGAAGTGCCCCTCCCCGCCATCCATCGGATAAATGCGGCGGGCTGTCTGCAGCGCCGGCCGCCCTGCAGACAAGCCAGTATCTTCTAGATGAAAATCCGGATTATTCTGCAAAAATGCAGTAATGGTCCCCTCGTTTTCTTCCGGTGAAAAAGTACAGGTTGAGTAGACCAGTACACCGCCCGGCCGGACCGCCTGCCGTGCACTTTGCAGAATTGCCAGCTGCCTGACTGCGCAGGCTGCAGCATGCGCAGGGCTCCATTCCTGTACAGCGCCCTCATCGCGCCGAAACATGCCCTCACCAGAGCAGGGCGCATCTACCAGCACACGGTCGAAAAAGCCGCTCAGCGTACTGCAGAGCACATCCGGCCGACAGGAACTGACAACCGCATTTGCAACCCCAAGACGCTCAATGTTGGAAAGCAGACTGTTTGCGCGGCCGTGCACAACCTCATTGCTCCACAAAAGGCCGCGGCCCTGCAGACAGCCTGCAATCTGAGTGCTCTTTCCACCCGGTGCCGCACACAAGTCCAGTATGCGTTCCCCCGGCTGCGGGGCCAGTGCTGTTACCGCGGCGGCCGCACTGGGCTCTTGCATATAAAAGGCACCGGCGTGGTGCAGCGGCTCTCTGCCGGGACGAAACGACTCTGGCACATAATAAGAGAGCGGCGAAAATGGTGCTTTTTTTAAAGAAAACGGCAGATTTTTTTCCAGAATCTCCTGTGTGCATTTCAGCGGATTGCGCCGCAGTGCACGCAGCGGCGGCTGCTGATAACAGGCAAAAAAGGCCGAAGCTTCTGCACCCAGCTGATGCTGCATACGCTCGGCAAAGGCGGTGGGCAGCTGCAATTTCATCACTCTCTTCGTATATTTTTTATCTCCCGGTTCATACTAGACCGTGTAAGGAGGTGAGTATCTTGGATAACCAGAACTATTCTTCTGACAAATACGAGAACTGCACTCATACTGACAAAGCTCAGCAGAACGGCCAGAACAAGTCCCAGCAGTATGGCCAGAACCGCAAAACACAGAACGCACAGAACAAAAAGGATTCTTCCGATACAGAAGGCTAAAGTCGGCTGGAACAGCAAAAGCCGGGCCGGACAGCCCCGCAGAACTCTCTGCGGCACTGTCCGGTCCCTTTTTTATTTTTGGTCAGAATCCGATTTTTTATGTTCCGACAGAATCTCAGGCAGGGTTTTATCTGCCGGAGTGGAACTGCGAAAGCCCTCGCCGCGAATCTGTGCTGCCTCGCCGGCAATGATAAAGGCATCTTTATCTTCATCTTTCACAAGGTCCATGACCTGGTAAACCTCTGACCGGCTGACCGCACACATCAGCACTTCACCCTCGCGGCCGCTGTACATGCCCTTGGAGTGCATCGCCGTTACGCCGCGGTCCACTTCTTTAAAAATGCGCTGCGCAATTTCGTCCGGATATTTTGTGACAATCCACAGCACCTTACCGCTGCCGCTGTCGGCGCCGTACAGCAGTGCATCAATTACATTGGTAGAAACAAACAGGTAAATGACTGCATACAAAACGCTTTCCACACGGCGGTAAATGATTGCCGAAATGACAACGACAACCACATCGACGGACATCATCAGTTTGCCCGTGCTCAAATGGCGAAAGTGCCGCTGCAGCAGGCGCGCGACTAAGTCAGTTCCGCCGGTTGTTGCGCCGCGCATAAACACAATGGCAAGACTGATGCCCTCAAGCAAGCCACCAAAAATGGCCGCAAGCATTGGGTCGCCTTTGTAAGCCGGCAGCATAGAGCCGAACCAGTCGATTGCAATAGAGCTGAAAAGCGAAGCGACAATCGTTTTGGAAACAATTCGGTAGCCAATGCCCATAAAGGCCGCAATAAAAATCGGTATATTGATAAGAAAACTGACAAGACCGATTGGCAGACCAAAAACGTAGTTTAGCACGGTAGCAAGGCCGGTAACCCCGCCTGGCGCAATTTTATTGGGCGCCGTAAAGACCCGAATGGCTACGGCAAAGATACATCCGCTGGCAAAGTAAAGCAGCAGATCAACCAGCACGCTTTTGGCGGTTTTCTTTTGTTTTCCCGACACTTTTCCTTACTCCTCCTGCGTTTTTTTCTCTCCCTGCAGCAAAGCCCCAAACAGCTCGCGCAGGCGGTCAAGCTTGCCCTGCAAATACAAATAACCAAACAGCGCCTCAAGCCCGGTTGCTGCGTGGTACTCGGCGACAGAGGCATTTTTGGGGACATGGTTAGTATGTGCATTTCGGCCGCGATGTAAAACCGCTGTCTCTTCTTCTGTCAAAAGCGGCTGCAGCACTGCACAGTCCGCGGACTGTGCAGTACAGCAGACCTGGCGCACGGCACATCTGTGCAGGGTATTGACCGGGCGGTTTGCCTCGCACACTAGTTTTTCGCGTACAAAAAGCTCAAACACACCGTCCCCCACAAATGCAAGCGTCAGGGGACTCAGCGTTTTCGGGTCACAGGCAAGATCTAAAAAGCGTTCCATATTCTGCCTTTCCGCCTGCGGCGGCAGGCATTCTTTTTATTTTATTCTACAAAATCAAACTGTACATCATAAATGGAAACCGTGTCGCCTTCTTGTATGCCGGCCTCGCGCAGATGGTCGATGACGCCGGTCTCAATGAGCACACGCTGAAAATACTGCATGGACTCATAATCGTCGAAATTGACAGAGCGCATAACCTGAAGAAGCCACGGTGCCTCTACCAGATAGATGCCGTCCTGGTGAGTAATCTTGACCTCACCGCGCGGAATCTCCTCTGGCTTTTTCAGCGGTGCAGCTTCCGGCTCAAAGCGGCGGATAGGCGGTAGCTGGCTGAGCTTTTCGCTGACCGCATTGAGCAGTGGGGCGACTCCCTCATGAATGGGTGCCATGATGGGGAAAAATGCATAACCCTGCTTTTCGACATAGGCAGCAAAATCTGCAATATGGGCCTCATTTGTTAAGTCACACTTATTGCCCGCAACAATCATGGGGCGCTTTGCAAGTTCCGGATTGAATTTTTTGAGTTCCTCATTGATAATACGGAAATCCTCTTTCGGGTCGCGGCCCTCACTGCCGGAAACGTCAACCACATGCAGCAAAAGGCGGCAGCGCTCGACGTGCCGCAGGAACTGGTGACCCAGACCAACGCCCTGCCATGCGCCCTCGACCAGGCCGGGAATATCTGCCATGACAAATGAGCGCCCTTGCGGCAGGTGCACAACCCCCAAAACTGGGGTCAGAGTGGTGAAATGATAATCCGCAATATTAGGCTTTGCCTCGCTTACCACGCTGATAAGCGTACTTTTCCCAACATTTGGGAAACCGACAAGGCCGACATCTGCCAAAAGCTTCAGCTCCAGCTGCACGTCCAGCTCCGGACCAGGTGTGCCCGGCTTTGCAAAGCGCGGGACCTGCCGGGTTGGTGTTGCAAAATGGATATTGCCCCAGCCGCCGCGGCCGCCCTGCAGCACGCTCTGCGGCTCATCGCCGGAAATATCCGCCAACAGCCGTCCAGTGGCAGCATCTTTTACCAGAGTACCGCGCGGCACACGTAAAAGCAGGTCTTCGCCCTTTTTTCCGGAACAGCGCTTGCCACGGCCGGCCTCGCCATTTTTAGCGACAAATTTGTGCCGGTAGCGGTAATCGGAGAGGGTGGAAATGCTGTCATCGGCCTGAAAAAAGACACTGCCGCCGCGGCCACCGTCGCCGCCGTCTGGGCCGCCGGCAGCAACATACTTTTCCCTGCGGAAAGAAACCGCGCCGTCGCCGCCGTCACCCGCTTTAATATGGATTTTTGCCTGATCTATAAACATAAAAAACTCCTTCGGCGCTGCGGGCATGTCTTCCGCAGAAATAAAATAAATGTCTTTGCTAAGTGTATTCTTTCCCGAAAACAACAAAAATCCCAGGCCAGAAAAGCCCGGGATTTACTTTGCCGATTTACTGTTCTACTTCGTAAACGCTGACTTTCTTGCGATCTGCGCCCATGCGCTCAAATTTTACTTTGCCGCTTACTTTTGCAAACAGCGTATCGTCCGAGCCAATGCCCACATTCTGGCCGGGATGAATATGTGTGCCGCGCTGCTTGACGAGGATGTTGCCAGCCAACACATACTGACCGTCTCCGCGCTTTACGCCAAGGCGCTTAGACTCGGAATCACGGCCGTTCTTTGTGGAACCCATACCTTTTTTATGAGCAAATAACTGAATATTAACTTTCAGCATTTTTTACACCTCTTTATTTGTCATGTGGATCTGTTGCGGATACTGCTCTTTCAGATTTGCGAGATGAAGCCTGAGTGCCTGAAAAAACGGAGCACAGCGCTTCTGCTGCGCTGCAGACACCCGCACAAGCAGATGCCCGTCATTTTCACTTTCCTCTGCCGGGACCTGCAAAACATCCGTTACTGCATTGGCAACAAGGTAAGCAGCGGAAGAAACCGCCGCACAGACAATACTGCTGCCGCTTTCCGCGTCCTCTGCATGGCCCTGCAGCTCAAAGCCGACACACTGCCCTGTCTGAGAATCCGAAAGGAAACTGCAGGTAATCATCAGGCTTCGATAGACTCAATCTGAACCTTTGTGTAAGGCTGGCGGTGACCCATTTTGCGAGACTCGCCTTTTTTGGCTTTGTAAGTCCAAATATTGATTTTCTTTGCTTTTCCGTTTTTCAGGACTTTGCCCTTTACGGAAGCGCCCTCGACATATGGCTTACCAACGGTAAGGCCGTTGTCGCCGCTGACTGCGATGACTTTAAAGTCAACTGTGCTGTTTTCATCTGCTGCAAGCTTTTCGACAAAGACAACGTCGTCTTTTTCTACTTTATACTGCTTGCCGCCGGTTTCAATAATTGCATACATAAACTGAGAACCTGCTTTCATTAGACTCGCTATTGTAGGCGGGACCAAAAAGGCCCACTTATACCCAAAATAAGCGGCTTCATTATTTTATCATGGCTTAATCTTTTTGTCAACACATTTTAGCAGGGCTGACTGTGTTGATTAACAGCCTGTACTTAATTTTTACGCTGAGAGAGGCTGTCTGCCAACATACAGAGGAACTCAGCATTTTTGCCAAAGGGTGCCAGCGCCTGTTTGGCACAGTCGGTCAGCTTCTGCACCGTCTGCTGCGCTTTCTGCAGGCCCAGCAGCGTGACATAAGTGGCCTTGTCATTTTGCGCATCACTGCCCACCGGCTTGCCCAGGGCCTGCATGTCACCTGCGACATCCAGAATATCATCCTGAATCTGAAACGCAAGGCCCAGTGCTTTGGCATAACTGTCGGCTGCAGCAGTCTCTGTTTCGCTAGCGCCCGCTAAGACACAGCCCATCTTTGCCGCTGCACGAATCATGGCACCGGTCTTTTTGGCATCGATATCTTTTAGTTCCTGTACTGTGATCTGCCTTTTCTCATTGAGCAGGTCCAGCACCTGTCCCGCCACCATACCGTGGTCGCCGGCTGCCTTTGCCAAAACTGCGGCAGCTTTCAGGGCACGCCCGCTGCCAACCTGTTTTGCAGAAGAGTCTGCCGCAGCCACCTCAAACGCCTTAGTAAGGAGGGCATCGCCGGCCAAAAGAGCGTTTGCTTCACCAAACTGTTTGTGGCTAGAGGGACGCCCGCGCCGCAGGTCGTCGTCGTCCATGCAGGGCAGGTCGTCATGAATCAGCGAATAGGTGTGTACCATTTCCAGCGCGCAGGCAAACGGCAGCGCTGCCTGCACACTGCCGCCACAGAGCGTGCAGAACGAAAGCATCAGAACCGGGCGCACCCGCTTGCCGCCGGCCAAAAGGCTGTAGCGCATAGCACTATACAAAACGGCCTCGGGCAGCTGCGGCTCCTCGGGCACCAATTCTTTTATTTTTTCCTCGGTCATATGCGCATAGGTTTTCATCTGCGCATCAAACTCAGAGTGATTCATGATTTGCTCCTTTGCACGAGCTTTCTTTAGAGAGTGTCAGAATCCCGGCACAAAAAGAAATCTTTTGGAATACAGCTGCAGGAAAAAGCGGCTTTAACTGGTCAAAGACAAGATAATGTTCGCTTGAGTCCCAGTCATCTCCACTCTTTTCGCGGCAGGCTTCCCTCTCGGCCAAAGTACGGAACATCACGTCGCCGATGATAATTTTCCCTTGCGGCTTCAAGTACTGCAGCAATTCCCGCAGAAATGCGGCCTTCTGCTCATCTGTCAGGTGATGAAACGCATAGGTGCTGATGACGGCATCAAAGTTTTCGCCGCGCAGCTCTTGTGGCAGGCCCTTGGAAAAGTCCGCCTGTACCAGCTTTGCCTCCGGCATTTTTTCCTGTGCTGTTTCTACCATTTTAATGGAAAAATCAATACCCGAAATTCTGCACCCGGAATCATACAGCTTCTTTGTCAGTTTTCCTGTACCAAAGCCGAAGTCAAGCACAGACGGCTGTTTTTCGGTATCAATTTTATGGTAAACAGTGCGCAGCACGGTCTGGTAGCCGGCAAACGGATATTTCTGTGCTGCCTCAGTTTCTTTTACGCTTTCGTCATACGTATCCGACCACTCGTCAAATCCTTCTTCATCACGCATGTTTAAAATACCTCCCAACAGATTTTTTACGTTTTTGTATCAGCCGAAGCTTTTCCCTCGGTGACTATTTTCATCTTTTGCTCTGCTTTCTGCAGCTTATCATAACAGAAAGCAGTCAGTTCAACGCCCTCTTGATAGAGCTTCATGGTTTTATCCAGCGGTGCACTAGCGCTTTCCAGCTGCTGTACCACCTGCGCTAGTTTATCCATAGCCTGCTCAAATGTCATTTTTTTGTTCATGCAGGTCCTCCTTTTTCTCCACCATACAGGAAAGTGTCCCCTGATGCATGCGCACACGTACCCGCTCGCCTACAGAAACCTCTTTGGGATCCGTCAGCACACAGCCGCCGGCGTCGGTTACGAGCGAATACCCGCGGGACAATACGCGCAGCGGATTTAGGTCCTCCAGTCTACCTGCAAGGGTGCGCAGCTCCTGCCGGCGCAGCTGCGTCGGCTTTTCCAACGCTTCCTTTAAAGACTGCGATAGCAGATCCAGCTGCATACGCTCATCATTAAGCCGATTTTCCAGCCCTGTATGCAGAGAGACTGCCGTCTGCAGAAGGGTTTCTTTCAACTCGGCAGCATCCGGTGCGGCAAGCTCAGCAGCAGCACTCGGAGTAGGGGCACGCAAGTCAGCGGCAAAGTCCGTAAGGGTCACATCTGTTTCGTGTCCCACCGCCGAAATAACCGGGACGCTGCACGCGGCCACCGCGCGCACGACTGCCTCCTCGTTAAAAGCCCATAAATCTTCGGCACTGCCGCCGCCACGGCCGATAATCACAACGTCTGCACACTGTCTTTGACTGAAGCTCTGCAGTGCCTGCACCAGCTGCGGTGCCGCCTCTGTCCCCTGCACCGCCACCGGGTATAAAAGGATCTCTGCCAGCGGCCAGCGCCGTGACAGCACATTCTGTATATCGTGGATAACTGCGCCGGTCGGTGAAGTGATGACGCCGATTTTTGTGGGGCAGCGGGGCATCTGCCGCTTGCGGGCCTCATCAAACAGGCCCTCTTTCTGCAGCTTTTCTTTCAGTTGCTCATAAGCTACCGCCCGCTCGCCCGCGCCGACCGGCTGCATTTCTTCCACATACAGCTGATACTGCCCGGAAACTTCATAGGAAGAAACGCGCCCGCGCACCAACACCTTCATTCCGTTTTCCGGATGAAAGCGCAGCCGCCGTGCAGCGGAAGCAAACATGACTGTCTTAATGGCACATTTTTCGTCTTTTAAAGAAAAGTACAGATGTCCTGAGCGGTAGTGGTCGGTAAAGTTGCTGATTTCCCCCGCCACATAGACGCAGTGCAGGTTGTCATCGCCTTCGAGCAAAGACTTTACGTACTGGTTTATCTGCGTCACGGTCAGTACAAAACTCTGCTTCACAGAAGGCCCTCCTCACGTGCCGCCAGCACCGCCACCCCGGCAGCATTGTCCGCAGAAAAAATGGGTTCAGCAAAACAGGCGCCGTACTTTTGTGTCAGCGCTTTTCGGATAAACTGATTTGCCATCACTCCACCTGCAAAGACCAGCGGCAGGCCGGGGTGTTCCTTCAGCAGCGCGGCCGCCATCGCGTCCAGTGCGGCAAGCACACTGCACAGACAGTACTTCGCGATATCAGCCGCCGGCTCATTTTCCGCTTTCATTTTCTGACATTTGTTTTCAATACCGGAAAGGGAACAGTCTGCGCCCTTCATCGAGGGGTGAACACGAAACTGCCGCTGTGACTGCGCCGCCAGCTTTTCCAGCTGCGGACCGGCCGGGAACGGCAGACCCAGAAGCTTTCCGACGCGGTCTACGGCCTGTCCGCCTTTTAAATCCAGCGACTGAGCCAGCAGCGTGACTGTAAAAGGCTCTTCGCCGCCGGGACTCGCCAGTACCGCTTCCGTCGTACCGCCGGAAACATGGAATGCAAGAAAGGGCTTTGAAAACAGATCCAGCCGCTTTGCCGACCACAACGCCGCCGCGATATGCCCCTGCTGATGAGAAAACAGGTGCAGTGGCACACCGAATGCGGCCGAAAGCGCCCGCGCAGCGCCGTGGCCAACCGTAAAGCAGGGCATATAGCTGCCCAGCTGGGTGCGCGGCCGTGTAGAGCAACCCACAGCTTTTAGGTTTTTGAGCGGCTCCTCTTTCAGTAGAGCTTCCAGCAGCTCTGGCAGCTGCTGCACGTGGTGAAATACCGCGTCACTCTGCCGCAGGCCAAGCTCCCCTTTTTTTACCGGCAGCAGGCGTTTCTGCTGAAAGATTTCTCCATCCCGAAAAAGCGCAGTACTCGTGGTGTAGTTGCTGGTATCCAGTGCAAGGATCTCACTCATTCTGCGGCAGCTCCTTTGCAGCGCTGCCCAAAATGCCGTTTAAAAAGGGCGGATCCCCTGCATCGCCGTACTGTTTGGCGAGCTCGACCACCTCGTTGATGGAAACACTCACCGGAATTTCTTTTTCCCATTTCATCTCGTACAGAGCCAGCCGCGCAAGTGCCAGACACACCCGGGAAAGGCGCTGCAGCGACCAGCCACGCGCGTACTTGCTGATCAGCTGGTCAAGCTCTGCCTGGTGTGCTTCTGCGCCGCAGGCAATTTTTACGGCAAAGTCATCTACCGGCACAGGTGCCTGGTTTTCGCTGTCTTCCGGCACAAAAGAGCCGGCTTCATTCGCGTAATCGATCAATTCATCAATTGTGCCGCCGTTAAGGCTTTGCTCAAACAGCAGGCAAAAAGCCTGTCTGCGTGCTTCATGTCGTTTCATAGTTACCCCCAAAATGAAAAAATCCCCCTGAGCGGAGGATTTTATGCAGGAACTGTTCATTTGTCAAATTCCGCTTATCATTAGTATAACACGCACGTACCAGGACTTGCAAGGAAAACACCAGAAACCCGCGCGGCGTTTAAGAAGCTTTCTGTTCTATCACTTTGATTTTATCATAAGAAACGCCTGTCTGCCCCGAAACGGTATCTTTTACCAGCAGCGCGGCGTTTTCCATATTGGTGCTGCCCTCTTTTACGACCACGCTGCATTCGCCGTTTTCCAAAAACACGACACAATCCGAAAAGCCCTTTGCCTTGAGAATGCTTTCGGCATTGCTTTCTTTTAGCTGGTTTTGTGCAAGGTCTGCCGACTGTTTGACAGCCTCTTTTTTCGCGGCGTCACTCGAGCCCGCGTCAGTCAGCGTTTTTTCCAGCATCTGCGCCGCATTGTCACGGGCTTTTTGGCGGTTTAGGCGCGCCTCGGTAAAGTAATCGCTGCCGGAAGATGCTGCGGCCTTGGTGCTGGAAGCTGCCGATGAAGCAGACGATGCAGCCGAAGGATTACCGGAACTTGCGGCAGAAGACGATGCCTCTCCAGCATTGACTAGCTGCACCTGCCCTAGGTCACGCGATGCGGCTGCATCTTTTGCAAGGACCTGATTCCCATTGGAAAACCTCCAGTTCAAATAAACGGCCGCCCCCAGTGCCACCACTAGCGCGGCCAGTACCAGCTGACGCTTTTCTACCTTCATTCTGTACTCCTCCATTCGCTTTCCCGTAAACGGACTGTGTCCGGATTTTCTGATTATTTTATGTTTATGCGGTACACTGCCTGAGAATACCAGGAATCTATGGACTACGCCGACGGCACAATGCAGACCCGGGCACTGCTGACCCCTGCCGCAGCGGAAACCGCCTCAAGTACGGCCTGCTGTACGGCAGGCTGTGCGGCACCAGGGCAGGCAACCACTACTCCCTGCACTTTAGGCTGCCGGCGGGTGACTGTCAGGGCGTGTTCACTGCCGTCTGCGTCTTTTACAATGATGTATCCAGTTTCCTGGCTGTCGGTATTTTGACCGGAACTGCCCTGTTGCTGGGTCGCGCGCTTTTCTTCCTGCGCATAGATTTCGGCACTGCCCTCTTCCAGAGTCACCAGCACATGCGGGGTACCGGCGCCCTGGATATGTCCAATTATCGAGGTCAGTTCCTGCTCAAGCTTTTTAGCATAGGTGTCATCGGCTGCGGCAGCGCTGACGGTACTGCTGGCTGCCTGCGCTGTGGAAGACGTGCCTTTGCTGCCGCTGGAAAGAATACTGGACAGGAAAATAAGCCCGATACCCACGACGCCGAGAATCAGGACCGCCCGACGGCCGGTATCACTGTGCGAAAGTTTTTGCAGAAATCCTATTTTTTTATCTGTTTCATCCACTGCTTGTCACCTCCACATCCACGCCCAGTGTTTCTTTCAGTAGGGCCTTGGCCCGCTGTATGTTTCCACCCTGCGGCAGAGTAACCAGCACACTGACGGTACAGGTCCTATTGCCGGAAGTACACTGCAGCTGCGTGTCAATTTTGCTGTACGGAATGCCTGCATGCTGCAGTGCGGCTGCGGCAATACTCTCTGTCTGTTTTTGCACAGCGCTTTCCTCCTGCTGCTGCACCAGCTTGGTAAAATCCGATACAGCTGTACTGGAAGTCCTCTGCTGCTGCGCTGACGAAAGTTTTGGGATTGTCTGCAGCAACGGGTTAATGATGGCACACAACACTACAGCCCCCATAATCAACCGGAGCATTTTGCGCATGGAGCCGTCCGGCGCCAAAAAGCGAATCATTGCTGCCGCAACCGCCAACGCACACAACCCGCCCGCCCACGCGCGAATCACGACGCACCGCCCATGGTCAGCATAACAGTGCACGAAACAATCAACACCGTCATAGAGCACAGCAAAACTGCCAGCAGAATTTCCAGTACATTTCCGCAGGCCTGCAGTAAAGTTTCTACTTCTCGCAAATCAAAGACCTTGCTGACTGCAGCACAAAGCTGCAGCATCAGCATCCACAAAAGGCTGCTGAGAATAATCGGCAGAAACAGTGCAAACAATGCCAGCAGTACAAAAGCACCAACACCGGAGCGGAGCATCTGCACACAGCCCGTCACAGCCCCCAGCGCATCGCTTAAAGAATTTCCCACGACCGGCACCGCGCTGCTGACTGCAAAGCGCACAGCCCGCCCTGTCATGGTGTCGGTGCCGCCGGCCACCAGCTGCCGCATTCCCAAAATACCTGTAAATAACGTCATAGAAAGGCCTAAAAGCCACTTGACCGCTTTGCTGAAAAAGCGAAAAATACCCAAAAGGCTTATGTCGGGCGAAATGGCCGAAACTACCGCCATGGCAAGGCAGATTTTCATAGCTGGAGCGAACACGCAGGCCGACAGCACCTGCAGCGCATTGCCCGCTGTGGTCAGCATAATCTGCATTGAGGCGGCACTTGCCGGGCGGCCGGCCGCCGCCAGTACTGCTGCCCCCACCGGCACCGCTGCCAGCGTAAACCCACACGCGGTCTTAATAATTGAGGCCGCCCGCACCAACACCTCCACAACTGGCTCAATAATGCCGACGCAGATGCTCAAAGCGGCAATTACATCTGCAACCCCGCCCAGCGGCCGATCCCCGAAAGAAAGCTTCATAGAATTAACCAGTGCACAAAGCAAAATAATGCCTAGGCAGGCACCGGCTGCATGAAGTGGTCCTTTTCCCTCTGTACCGGCAATACCGAACACGGCTGAAAAGAATTTTTTGGGGTCAAGGTTTCCAATACTCTGAAAGTGATTGTCGTCCACCCCAAAATTGGCAATTTGCTTTCTCGTTTCTTCCGGCAGCTTTCCCGGCAGCTGGTCGGCGCCGCTCGCCTGCGCCTGCTGCGCGTAATAGCTCTCTGCTGTGCTTTGACTAGAACTTTCTGCGGCAGCAGACGGAATGCAGGCGCAGGCCGTGGCCAGTAAAGCAGCCAGCAGCGCCACCACGCCGCGGAAAAGCTTTTGTGAAATTCTGCCTTTCATACTTCCCCCTACTTTTTCACCAAAGCTGCCGCAATAGAAGCCACCCGCGCAAAAAGTGGCAGCGCCAGTACAAGAATACTTACCCGGCCGGCGAGCTCCACTTTATTGGCAAGTGCACGCTCCTCTGCATCGCGGCAAGCATCTGCCGCAAACTGTGTAAGAAACACGACCCCCAGCGTGCGCAGCAGAATGCCGCTGTACTCCCCGCCGACCCCCGCCGCAGACAACAGACTGGAAATCTGCCGAAGCGCAGGCAGTACTGCCTGCAAGATCTCCAGTGCAATTAAAATACCGGCGGCAATGCGCAGCACCATGGCGTACTCGCTGCTTTCTCGGCGCAGCAAAGCAGTAAACACCGCCGCAATAAGCGCCGCGCCGATCACCCCTGTCAGATTCATATTCACAGCCCAAATGTAGACTTGATGGTGCGAAACAGGACATCGATCTGCTGAATGATCATCATCAGCACCACGATCAGCCCTGCCAGCGTTGTCATCATTGCCTGCTCTTCCCGACCGGAACGAATCAGCAGTTGATTTAAGACGGCCACAATGATGCCGATTGCGGCAATTTTAAAAATCAGGTCTACATTCATGCAACGTCCCTCCGCATTCCTTTACAGTAATACCAGAGCAAAAATAAGCCCCGCGCAGACACCCAGCATGCGGTAAAGCCGGCCGTCTTTCTGGTAGGTTTTCTGTGCTTCCCCTAATTCCTGCCTGGTCAATTCCTCATACAGGCTGCAGTGCGCAAGCTGGCCCTGCACATCCGTTGCACCGAAGCCTTCACCGAAATCCCGCAGCAGCACGCGCTCCTGCGGCGTAAGGGCCGGGTTTGCGGCGGCTTTTCGCCACGCCTGCACAAATGGCTGACCTT
Proteins encoded in this window:
- a CDS encoding stage III sporulation protein AG, with translation MDETDKKIGFLQKLSHSDTGRRAVLILGVVGIGLIFLSSILSSGSKGTSSTAQAASSTVSAAAADDTYAKKLEQELTSIIGHIQGAGTPHVLVTLEEGSAEIYAQEEKRATQQQGSSGQNTDSQETGYIIVKDADGSEHALTVTRRQPKVQGVVVACPGAAQPAVQQAVLEAVSAAAGVSSARVCIVPSA
- a CDS encoding stage III sporulation protein AF, whose amino-acid sequence is MIRAWAGGLCALAVAAAMIRFLAPDGSMRKMLRLIMGAVVLCAIINPLLQTIPKLSSAQQQRTSSTAVSDFTKLVQQQEESAVQKQTESIAAAALQHAGIPYSKIDTQLQCTSGNRTCTVSVLVTLPQGGNIQRAKALLKETLGVDVEVTSSG
- a CDS encoding stage III sporulation protein AE, which produces MKGRISQKLFRGVVALLAALLATACACIPSAAAESSSQSTAESYYAQQAQASGADQLPGKLPEETRKQIANFGVDDNHFQSIGNLDPKKFFSAVFGIAGTEGKGPLHAAGACLGIILLCALVNSMKLSFGDRPLGGVADVIAALSICVGIIEPVVEVLVRAASIIKTACGFTLAAVPVGAAVLAAAGRPASAASMQIMLTTAGNALQVLSACVFAPAMKICLAMAVVSAISPDISLLGIFRFFSKAVKWLLGLSMTLFTGILGMRQLVAGGTDTMTGRAVRFAVSSAVPVVGNSLSDALGAVTGCVQMLRSGVGAFVLLALFALFLPIILSSLLWMLMLQLCAAVSKVFDLREVETLLQACGNVLEILLAVLLCSMTVLIVSCTVMLTMGGAS
- a CDS encoding stage III sporulation AC/AD family protein, translated to MNLTGVIGAALIAAVFTALLRRESSEYAMVLRIAAGILIALEILQAVLPALRQISSLLSAAGVGGEYSGILLRTLGVVFLTQFAADACRDAEERALANKVELAGRVSILVLALPLFARVASIAAALVKK
- the spoIIIAC gene encoding stage III sporulation protein AC, which encodes MNVDLIFKIAAIGIIVAVLNQLLIRSGREEQAMMTTLAGLIVVLMMIIQQIDVLFRTIKSTFGL
- a CDS encoding stage III sporulation protein AB, with protein sequence MLKAVGALCLIFAGTAAGCLQSRKLRRRRDRLQAFLQFLAEAKTEISYTAAPVEEIVERHGKKLSFLQPYFQAVQEGQPFVQAWRKAAANPALTPQERVLLRDFGEGFGATDVQGQLAHCSLYEELTRQELGEAQKTYQKDGRLYRMLGVCAGLIFALVLL